The following coding sequences lie in one Cyanobacterium sp. Dongsha4 genomic window:
- a CDS encoding helix-turn-helix domain-containing protein has product MLFPRFFASKSSSETIDYDAIRKTKLEEIGQILKQKRLDLDYSKELISNQVHIPITTINAIENADLTHLPEPVFIKQIIKKYANYLKINGEELSNNFPLENNQKVQKKHLKKSSNFKFNIQLSPKYLYLIYLFLILFSIKSLSNILEFREFQETKLPQTKIVETDSTKQNKQPQAIPAVEKKEEPVKSEPEELNLKLTVKQDAWVRIIVDGKPVYEGILNQGTEKEWIAKEKLTIRTGNAGGVMISLNEQKAKELGKLGQVEEVTFELPKRS; this is encoded by the coding sequence ATGTTATTCCCTCGATTTTTTGCTTCTAAATCATCCTCTGAAACTATAGATTACGACGCTATCAGAAAAACAAAATTAGAAGAAATTGGTCAGATACTAAAACAAAAAAGACTGGATTTAGATTATAGTAAAGAACTTATCAGTAATCAAGTTCATATTCCTATTACTACAATAAACGCGATCGAGAATGCAGATTTAACTCATTTACCTGAACCTGTTTTTATTAAACAAATTATCAAAAAATATGCTAATTACTTAAAGATAAATGGAGAAGAATTAAGTAACAATTTTCCCTTAGAAAATAATCAAAAAGTACAAAAAAAACATCTCAAAAAATCATCTAACTTTAAGTTTAATATTCAACTATCTCCTAAATATTTATATCTAATTTACTTATTTTTAATCCTATTTTCTATTAAAAGTTTGAGCAATATTTTAGAATTTAGAGAATTTCAAGAAACTAAACTACCCCAAACAAAAATAGTAGAAACAGATTCCACCAAGCAAAATAAACAACCCCAAGCCATTCCTGCCGTAGAAAAAAAAGAAGAACCAGTTAAATCCGAGCCAGAAGAATTAAACTTAAAACTCACCGTTAAACAAGATGCTTGGGTAAGAATAATTGTTGATGGTAAACCAGTTTACGAAGGAATTTTAAATCAAGGAACAGAGAAAGAATGGATAGCAAAAGAAAAATTAACCATTCGCACAGGTAACGCAGGAGGAGTAATGATTAGTTTAAACGAGCAAAAAGCAAAAGAATTAGGAAAATTGGGGCAAGTTGAGGAGGTTACTTTTGAACTACCAAAAAGATCGTGA